The following are encoded in a window of Lagenorhynchus albirostris chromosome 3, mLagAlb1.1, whole genome shotgun sequence genomic DNA:
- the GRPEL2 gene encoding grpE protein homolog 2, mitochondrial, with amino-acid sequence MAVRFLWAVRRRMQPLLASSGASDGRGWLHPFSTATQRTAGEDCNSEDPPDELGPSLAERALKLKAVKLEKEVQDLTVRYQRAIADGENIRRRTQRCVEDAKIFGIQSFCKDLVEVADILEKTTECISEETEPGDQKLTLEKIFRGLSLLETKLKSVFAKHGLEKMTPIGDKYDPHEHELICHVPAGVGVQPGTVALVRQDGYKLHGRTIRLAQVEVAVESQRRL; translated from the exons ATGGCCGTGAGGTTCCTGTGGGCGGTCCGGCGGCGGATGCAGCCCCTCCTGGCCTCGAGTGGCGCGTCAGATGGCAG GGGATGGCTGCATCCTTTCAGCACTGCCACCCAGAGAACCGCTGGTGAAGACTGCAATTCTGAGGACCCTCCTGATGAACTTGGGCCCTCTCTTGCAGAACGAGCCTTAAAGCTAAAAGCTGTTAAACTGGAGAAGGAAGTCCAGGATTTAACA GTGAGATACCAGAGAGCTATAGCTGATGGTGAAAATATAAGAAGGCGAACCCAGAGATGTGTAGAAGATGCCAAGATATTTG GAATTCAGAGTTTCTGTAAGGATTTGGTGGAGGTGGCAGACATTTTGGAGAAGACTACAGAGTGTATTTCTGAAGAAACAGAGCCTGGAGACCAGAAGCTCACTCTGGAGAAGATCTTCCGAGGCTTGTCACTTTTAGAAACAAAGCTGAAAAGCGTGTTTGCCAAACATGGCCTGGAGAAGATGACACCCATTGGTGACAAATATGACCCTCATGAGCATGAACTCATCTGTCATGTGCCGGCTGGTGTTGGGGTGCAGCCTGGCACTGTGGCATTAGTAAGGCAGGATGGCTACAAGCTTCATGGCCGCACCATTAGACTTGCCCAGGTGGAAGTGGCAGTGGAGTCTCAGAGAAGACTATGA